Proteins encoded by one window of Prevotella nigrescens:
- a CDS encoding diaminopimelate dehydrogenase, with translation MKKIRAAVVGYGNIGHYALEALEAARDFEVAGIVRRQGDKDKPLTLTPYEVVDDIAKLKNVDVAILATPTRSCPEYAERIVAKGINTVDSFDIHTSILAYRTKQMENCKKAGKVSVIAAGWDPGSDSVVRVLMESLAPKGISYTNFGPGMSMGHSVCVRSKEGVKNALSVTIPLGEGIHRRMVYVELEDGARLEDVTKAIKADPYFAHDETHVFAVASVDDLRDMGHGVHLIRKGVSGKTQNQRIEFDMSINNPALTGQILVNCARATMRLTPGCYTMPEIPVIDYLPASREEVINTLV, from the coding sequence ATGAAGAAAATCAGAGCAGCAGTAGTAGGCTACGGGAACATCGGGCACTACGCACTTGAGGCACTCGAAGCCGCCAGAGACTTTGAAGTTGCAGGTATCGTACGACGTCAGGGCGATAAAGACAAACCACTGACGCTCACTCCATACGAGGTTGTAGACGACATTGCAAAACTGAAGAACGTTGATGTAGCCATTCTTGCCACACCTACACGCAGCTGTCCGGAATATGCAGAGCGCATTGTAGCAAAAGGCATTAACACAGTAGACTCTTTCGACATTCATACAAGCATATTGGCCTACCGCACGAAGCAAATGGAGAACTGCAAGAAGGCTGGCAAGGTGAGCGTCATTGCCGCTGGCTGGGACCCGGGCTCCGACTCCGTGGTGCGTGTACTGATGGAGAGCCTGGCACCCAAAGGCATCTCGTACACTAACTTCGGTCCCGGCATGTCGATGGGGCACTCTGTTTGCGTGCGCAGCAAAGAAGGTGTGAAGAATGCACTTTCTGTAACCATTCCGTTGGGCGAAGGCATTCACCGTCGTATGGTATATGTAGAATTGGAAGACGGCGCAAGGCTCGAAGATGTAACGAAAGCCATCAAGGCCGACCCTTACTTTGCACACGACGAAACTCACGTGTTCGCCGTAGCAAGCGTGGACGACTTGCGCGACATGGGGCACGGTGTACATCTTATCCGTAAAGGTGTGAGTGGAAAGACGCAGAACCAACGTATTGAATTCGATATGAGCATCAATAACCCTGCACTGACAGGACAGATACTTGTGAACTGCGCACGTGCAACCATGCGGCTGACACCGGGTTGCTACACCATGCCGGAGATACCAGTAATAGACTATCTGCCTGCATCGCGCGAAGAGGTTATCAACACATTGGTATAA
- a CDS encoding ATP-dependent nuclease, which yields MKLKMTIHNIKCIKDLEIEFPTKRGLYAITGQNGSGKSTIVACASSVFFNLPMKNYLGTTDSDSFINFELDGAKRSWKKNNEKWEQSSEGKPMNIKGFYEGSLIFGFRFRDTSYDKLKTLESVDTSKLKTASEFIRTNLGEILQGDTNYYEKLWRTSPGYGGFDGSIFFYEKKGKIISQFHMSTGENLLISVLNSLYIRNKDRASLTKPCMIFLDEIELALHPSSLKRLVRFLQDMSNKYNYSIYFSTHSIELISGIKPDNIFFVERHGDNSIEILNPCYPAYATRILYDHSGYDNVILVEDDLAKDIITRILKRDHLLNNRLVHVLPCGGYSKVIDLANDVIRNNLLGKKSYICMILDADVKTKAENYISKNNISFNVPLNYLPVESLEKFLRSKLYLNVDHGLFRRLNNYIFQQKSLTDIIADYSKDDMASKDYTGKRLYSLIDSELRERRKDRHELIEMVVDYLFESDNNSITKIVKFLQKQFTNYSGG from the coding sequence ATGAAATTGAAAATGACAATACACAATATCAAGTGTATTAAAGATTTGGAAATAGAGTTTCCTACAAAACGTGGCTTGTATGCAATAACAGGTCAAAATGGCTCTGGGAAGAGCACTATTGTAGCTTGTGCTTCGAGTGTTTTTTTTAATCTTCCAATGAAGAACTATTTAGGAACAACTGATTCAGATTCTTTCATAAACTTTGAATTAGATGGTGCTAAACGTTCTTGGAAAAAGAATAACGAGAAATGGGAACAATCCTCAGAAGGAAAGCCTATGAACATCAAAGGTTTTTATGAAGGGAGTTTGATTTTTGGATTTCGTTTTCGTGACACCTCATATGACAAGTTGAAAACATTAGAATCTGTTGATACAAGCAAGTTAAAGACTGCAAGTGAATTTATAAGAACTAATCTAGGTGAGATTTTACAAGGGGATACTAATTATTATGAAAAACTATGGAGAACTTCGCCTGGGTACGGAGGTTTTGATGGTAGTATTTTCTTTTATGAAAAGAAAGGGAAGATAATAAGCCAATTTCACATGTCAACTGGTGAAAATCTACTTATAAGTGTCCTCAATTCGTTATATATTAGAAATAAAGACCGTGCAAGCTTAACTAAGCCCTGTATGATATTTCTTGATGAGATAGAATTGGCATTACATCCTTCTTCTCTTAAAAGACTAGTTCGTTTTCTGCAAGATATGTCTAACAAATACAACTACTCAATATATTTTTCTACACATTCTATTGAGTTGATAAGTGGTATAAAACCAGATAATATTTTCTTTGTTGAACGACATGGAGATAATTCTATTGAGATATTGAACCCTTGCTATCCTGCGTATGCAACTAGAATATTATATGACCATTCTGGATATGATAATGTCATACTTGTTGAAGATGATCTTGCTAAAGACATTATTACACGTATCCTGAAAAGAGACCATCTGCTGAATAACCGTTTAGTGCACGTATTACCATGTGGAGGATATTCAAAAGTAATAGATTTAGCAAATGATGTAATTCGTAATAACCTTCTAGGAAAGAAAAGCTACATTTGTATGATTCTTGATGCAGATGTTAAAACAAAAGCAGAGAATTACATAAGTAAAAATAATATAAGTTTTAATGTCCCTTTAAATTACCTTCCTGTCGAAAGTTTGGAAAAATTCTTAAGAAGCAAATTATACCTCAATGTGGATCATGGCTTATTTAGAAGATTAAATAACTATATCTTTCAACAGAAAAGTCTCACAGATATAATTGCAGATTATAGTAAAGATGATATGGCAAGCAAGGACTATACAGGTAAAAGACTATATAGCTTAATAGATTCAGAATTGCGTGAAAGAAGAAAAGATAGACATGAACTGATAGAAATGGTTGTAGATTATTTATTTGAAAGTGATAATAATTCTATAACCAAAATAGTGAAGTTTTTGCAAAAACAATTTACTAATTATAGTGGAGGTTAG
- a CDS encoding heavy-metal-associated domain-containing protein, translating to MKKSLIIMMLAMVAIAASAKDIKTVIFTTTPQMHCANCENKIKGNLRFEKGVKEIKTDIEAQKVFVTYDADKTTEKKLQDSFEKFGYKAAKTTKDAKVAVHDGEECGNM from the coding sequence ATGAAAAAGAGTTTAATTATTATGATGTTGGCAATGGTAGCCATTGCAGCATCGGCAAAAGACATCAAGACAGTCATCTTTACAACTACTCCGCAGATGCACTGCGCCAACTGCGAAAATAAGATAAAAGGCAACCTCCGCTTTGAAAAGGGCGTCAAGGAAATAAAGACCGATATAGAAGCACAGAAAGTATTTGTTACCTACGACGCAGACAAAACAACAGAGAAAAAACTTCAAGACTCGTTCGAAAAGTTCGGATATAAGGCTGCCAAGACCACAAAAGACGCCAAGGTGGCTGTGCACGATGGAGAAGAATGCGGCAATATGTAA
- a CDS encoding Omp28-related outer membrane protein, whose translation MNAIRKYIFLSIFASLPFTGGGLFAQSASEGVFKLKTLPSSNQSIKAPEAKDKMHIGYCTTEASRGLIAQITGSHKYHAAAYFPSDVLNKYVGDKIESIEFAISPKRGNLAEYFICTDLKDMQGTTLAQGASTTYKEGWNKMSFKNPVTIKKNMNLYIGYILYLEDGEDYDCLLFDESRYAVPGGNWYGYDMNWFSNTNGIGKNICIRAVVSGNTVPNNDVSLMKLTSDDGGEYVEQNKPKSYIAYIQNNGTTPVNSLTVTVSAKGLQSKEVVLNGFNVPNNEPQKIKLDNISIPAEGNFTASFTITKVNGATDPDMKDNSAERKGFSFKEGTGPVERSVLFEEFTSEGYNECTTADEVYTDILGSREDVVRVKHHLDYKQHKDQFRIPEETEYEQLYGKSKTFVPAIAVDRIIVSGLEDPGPAYFIADGEAVTKLVDLAKNVYSFVTLKAEPKVNGTQMNVKVSGHAGTNEMPLQTDLRLTTWLVEDGISSKQQQGKDTYIQNGVLRAVLSSNAWGDALDISKYDFEKTYSVKIKPDWNIKNMRIVSFVNNYNEDVEKRTIYNTTQAPCVDPTGITSHTMTTNDKAFYVVNGKILMSKGWKLAGIYDISGRSVNVNLLKDGLYILKATNGKDTITQKVCITH comes from the coding sequence ATGAACGCTATCAGAAAATATATATTTCTGTCAATTTTTGCAAGCCTTCCCTTTACGGGGGGAGGCTTGTTTGCTCAGTCTGCAAGCGAAGGAGTCTTTAAATTAAAAACTCTTCCATCTTCAAACCAGAGTATTAAAGCACCAGAAGCTAAAGATAAAATGCACATAGGCTACTGCACGACAGAAGCAAGCCGTGGTTTAATTGCACAGATAACAGGTTCGCACAAGTACCATGCTGCAGCCTATTTCCCATCAGATGTATTAAACAAATATGTCGGAGACAAGATTGAATCTATAGAATTTGCAATCAGTCCTAAGCGTGGAAATTTAGCTGAATACTTTATTTGTACCGATCTTAAGGACATGCAAGGAACTACGTTAGCCCAAGGGGCATCAACCACTTACAAAGAAGGCTGGAACAAGATGAGCTTTAAAAACCCCGTAACGATTAAGAAGAATATGAACCTTTATATTGGTTACATACTCTACTTGGAAGACGGAGAAGACTACGACTGTCTCTTGTTCGATGAAAGCCGCTACGCAGTGCCGGGAGGAAACTGGTATGGGTACGACATGAATTGGTTCAGTAACACAAACGGAATAGGGAAGAATATCTGTATCCGTGCCGTTGTGTCTGGCAATACCGTACCAAACAACGATGTTTCACTGATGAAATTAACATCTGACGATGGTGGAGAATATGTCGAACAAAATAAACCAAAGTCTTACATTGCCTATATTCAGAACAATGGAACGACACCTGTCAATTCTCTTACTGTTACTGTTTCGGCTAAAGGACTGCAGAGCAAGGAAGTTGTGCTCAATGGTTTCAATGTGCCAAACAATGAACCTCAGAAAATAAAGTTAGACAATATCTCTATTCCTGCTGAAGGGAACTTCACCGCTTCTTTCACTATTACGAAAGTGAATGGAGCTACCGACCCTGATATGAAGGATAATTCTGCAGAGCGTAAGGGCTTCTCTTTCAAAGAAGGAACAGGTCCGGTGGAGCGTTCCGTGCTTTTCGAAGAGTTTACTTCCGAAGGGTATAATGAATGCACAACAGCCGACGAGGTCTACACCGATATATTAGGCTCACGCGAAGATGTTGTTCGTGTAAAACACCATCTCGACTATAAACAACACAAAGACCAATTCCGTATTCCTGAAGAAACCGAATACGAACAGCTATATGGTAAATCTAAAACCTTTGTTCCTGCCATTGCCGTAGACCGCATTATTGTTAGCGGACTTGAAGATCCAGGACCTGCCTACTTTATTGCAGACGGAGAAGCAGTTACCAAGCTCGTTGATTTAGCCAAGAACGTATACTCTTTCGTAACGCTGAAGGCAGAACCCAAAGTTAATGGTACGCAAATGAACGTAAAGGTTAGTGGTCATGCCGGAACAAACGAGATGCCATTGCAGACCGACTTGCGCTTAACCACGTGGTTGGTAGAAGATGGCATTAGCAGCAAACAGCAGCAAGGCAAAGATACGTATATACAAAATGGAGTGTTACGAGCTGTTCTCAGCAGCAATGCGTGGGGCGATGCTCTTGATATTTCTAAATACGACTTTGAGAAAACCTATTCTGTGAAGATTAAACCTGATTGGAATATAAAGAATATGCGTATTGTTTCTTTTGTAAACAACTACAATGAAGATGTAGAAAAACGTACCATCTACAACACCACGCAGGCTCCTTGTGTTGATCCTACAGGCATTACTTCGCATACTATGACTACTAACGATAAGGCTTTCTACGTAGTAAATGGAAAGATATTGATGTCTAAAGGCTGGAAATTGGCTGGCATTTACGATATATCTGGGCGAAGTGTGAACGTAAATCTGCTGAAAGATGGTCTCTATATACTAAAGGCTACAAATGGCAAAGACACCATTACACAAAAAGTTTGTATAACCCATTAA
- a CDS encoding TonB-dependent receptor plug domain-containing protein encodes MKRNIILAGASLLFSVSAMAQKEVADTAATMKEQKLENVTVTARRATVRTLGGAINGQDILRDELFKAACCNLGESFVNNPSVDVNYSDATTGARQVKLLGLSGRYVQMLTENLPNFRGAALPYGLGYVPGSWMKSLQVSKGNSSVKNGYEAMTGQINVEYLKPEDEQGATINVYGNTMSKFEANADANLHIGGNKNLSTEVLAHFENNWSHHDGNGDGFQDDPQVRQYNLQNRWFWKKNNYILHAGLSFLKEDRASGQTRHAQPPAPGTTPYRINIGTNRYEGYMKHAFILNPKHGTNIALMGNVSLHEQRADYGIKHYDVNEKNAYASLVFETNFTEAHNLSAGLSLNHDYLRQNLSLTTPTAILSNYGNLYPLKNNVESETTPGAYVQYTFNLHNHFIAMAGFRVDHSNVYGTFATPRFHVKWVATDFLTLRLSAGKGYRSPHALAENNYLLASGRCLMVDQPLKQEAAWNYGTSTALNIPLFNKTLKLNAEYYYTHFTNQTVIDYDSNPLELHIGNLNGKSYSHTFQIDASYPVFRGFELTAAYRYNLVKTTYGARLLSKPLQSRYKGLLTASYKTPLGLWQFDTTFALNGGGRMPTPYTTAAGTPSWASNYKAYGQLNAQITRNFRHFSIQIGGENLTNYRQKNPIIGYHTPWAQTFEPTLVYGPVQGAMGYISIRVNLGNRLSK; translated from the coding sequence ATGAAACGGAATATTATACTTGCAGGGGCATCTCTGCTGTTCTCTGTGTCTGCCATGGCACAGAAAGAGGTTGCAGATACAGCAGCCACAATGAAAGAGCAAAAGCTCGAAAACGTAACCGTCACTGCACGGCGTGCCACCGTGCGTACTCTGGGTGGCGCCATTAACGGACAAGATATCCTGCGCGACGAATTGTTCAAGGCTGCATGCTGCAACCTTGGCGAGAGCTTCGTCAACAATCCGTCGGTAGACGTAAACTACTCTGACGCCACAACGGGAGCACGCCAAGTCAAGTTGCTCGGTTTGAGCGGAAGATATGTTCAGATGCTTACCGAGAACCTGCCTAACTTCCGCGGTGCTGCTCTGCCCTATGGCTTAGGCTATGTTCCCGGCTCATGGATGAAGAGCTTGCAAGTGAGCAAGGGAAACTCGTCGGTCAAGAATGGCTACGAAGCCATGACCGGACAGATAAACGTAGAGTACCTGAAGCCAGAAGACGAACAAGGGGCTACCATCAATGTATATGGCAACACGATGTCGAAATTCGAGGCTAACGCCGATGCAAACCTGCACATCGGTGGGAACAAGAACCTAAGCACAGAGGTTTTAGCCCACTTCGAGAACAACTGGAGCCATCACGACGGCAACGGCGATGGTTTCCAGGACGACCCACAAGTGCGTCAATACAATCTTCAGAACCGATGGTTCTGGAAAAAGAACAACTATATCCTTCACGCTGGACTAAGCTTCTTGAAGGAAGACAGAGCCAGCGGACAAACAAGACACGCGCAGCCTCCTGCTCCGGGCACTACTCCTTATCGTATCAATATAGGAACAAACCGCTACGAGGGATACATGAAGCACGCCTTTATCCTCAATCCGAAGCACGGCACCAACATTGCACTGATGGGGAATGTGTCGCTGCACGAGCAGAGGGCAGACTATGGCATTAAGCATTACGACGTGAACGAAAAGAATGCTTACGCCTCGCTGGTGTTCGAAACCAACTTCACCGAAGCGCACAACTTGTCTGCCGGCTTGAGCCTGAACCACGACTATCTGCGCCAGAACCTCTCACTGACCACCCCCACGGCCATTCTTTCTAACTATGGCAACCTGTACCCGCTGAAGAATAACGTGGAAAGCGAGACTACACCCGGTGCATACGTCCAATACACGTTCAACCTTCACAACCATTTTATTGCGATGGCAGGTTTCCGTGTAGACCACAGTAATGTCTATGGAACGTTTGCCACGCCACGTTTCCACGTGAAATGGGTGGCAACCGACTTTCTTACGCTCCGGCTTTCTGCCGGGAAGGGCTATCGCAGTCCGCACGCTTTGGCAGAAAACAACTACTTGCTGGCTTCCGGCAGATGCCTCATGGTGGATCAACCGTTAAAGCAAGAGGCTGCTTGGAACTACGGTACGAGCACGGCTCTCAACATTCCACTGTTCAACAAGACTTTGAAGCTGAACGCAGAGTACTATTATACGCACTTCACCAACCAGACGGTTATCGACTACGACTCTAATCCGCTGGAACTGCATATAGGTAATCTTAACGGCAAGAGCTATTCGCACACCTTCCAGATAGACGCATCTTACCCCGTGTTCCGTGGCTTCGAACTCACCGCTGCCTATCGTTACAACCTCGTAAAGACTACCTATGGCGCGCGGTTGCTCTCTAAACCTTTGCAGAGCAGATACAAAGGTCTGCTTACTGCGAGCTATAAAACTCCGCTCGGTCTATGGCAATTCGATACAACCTTCGCCCTGAATGGTGGCGGACGCATGCCAACGCCTTACACAACAGCTGCCGGAACACCATCGTGGGCTTCCAACTATAAGGCGTACGGACAGCTGAATGCGCAGATAACTCGCAACTTCCGCCACTTCTCTATCCAGATAGGCGGAGAAAATCTTACCAACTACAGGCAGAAGAACCCTATCATAGGCTATCACACGCCATGGGCACAGACGTTCGAACCCACATTAGTCTACGGACCCGTACAAGGTGCAATGGGCTACATTAGTATTCGTGTGAACCTCGGAAACCGTTTATCAAAATAA
- a CDS encoding Omp28-related outer membrane protein, giving the protein MKKAVFLFLLLLSFISIEAQATPSNCYWGYCNNKVTGEFGGKKAAKGAIYIPSEVAQMYKGKTISMVRIGLAAMARNVKVFITKNLNGESAVTKTAGDLYNGWNNVKLSSTYTIDGDAFYIGYSYDGDNKSMGRSEMYSQNGCWADLGDGWKNYATDKNYEALALTIQAQISGEDMPKDLWLYANKNVVVKKGTPCKFEFGVINLSPRIARKLKVSYTIDNAEEKVMEFKTVMGSNVEKTFTIDYPGFDKEGAHTVKFNLVNVDDEADAYAGNNIAYTNVKVKSSVPKQRFVVEEGTGTWCGWCPRGIVAFKHMSEKYPETFIGIAVHKNDALTTNSYSKLEFKGYPNCYINRNLKNPTSPEAGTLEVMHNKAVATPPHIGVEIEANFTDDTKKKINAKALTTFFADEQNVNYKVSFVLIENGIKGYKQSNYYSGGGNGQMGGFESLPGAASIDMDHVARMNYSFYGVDGSIPTSVKADETVEYAAQLTVPDKVQNADNLYLVALLLNSKGEIENAAETKVMPDPSTSISDNRTLLVPEFTFANGTLNVNGFAGKVYIYNIYGVEVPNQAIPSGVYIIKCVDGNKTFVKKMVLK; this is encoded by the coding sequence ATGAAAAAGGCAGTATTTCTTTTTCTGTTGCTTCTTAGTTTCATATCTATCGAGGCACAAGCAACCCCAAGCAATTGCTACTGGGGCTATTGTAATAACAAAGTAACAGGTGAATTTGGTGGTAAAAAGGCTGCCAAAGGTGCAATTTATATTCCTTCCGAAGTAGCCCAGATGTACAAGGGGAAAACCATTTCTATGGTTAGAATAGGTTTGGCTGCAATGGCAAGGAACGTAAAAGTCTTCATTACGAAAAATCTCAATGGGGAGAGTGCTGTTACAAAAACAGCAGGCGATCTCTACAATGGCTGGAACAACGTCAAGCTAAGTTCTACTTACACCATAGATGGCGACGCTTTCTACATTGGTTACAGCTACGATGGCGATAACAAGTCGATGGGTCGTTCAGAAATGTATTCGCAAAATGGCTGCTGGGCTGACTTAGGAGATGGTTGGAAGAACTATGCTACCGACAAAAACTATGAGGCACTTGCCCTAACCATTCAGGCGCAAATCTCAGGCGAAGATATGCCTAAGGACTTGTGGCTCTATGCGAACAAAAACGTTGTTGTAAAGAAAGGCACGCCTTGCAAGTTCGAATTCGGCGTAATAAATCTAAGTCCGCGTATTGCCCGAAAGCTTAAGGTGAGCTACACTATAGACAATGCGGAAGAGAAAGTAATGGAATTTAAAACTGTTATGGGCTCTAATGTGGAGAAGACATTCACGATAGACTATCCCGGCTTCGACAAAGAGGGCGCTCATACAGTAAAATTCAACCTTGTCAATGTCGATGATGAAGCTGATGCATACGCTGGAAACAACATCGCTTATACGAATGTGAAGGTAAAGAGTTCTGTTCCTAAACAGCGTTTCGTTGTGGAAGAGGGAACGGGAACGTGGTGTGGTTGGTGTCCGAGAGGTATCGTAGCTTTCAAACACATGTCTGAGAAATACCCAGAAACCTTTATCGGCATTGCCGTACATAAGAACGACGCCTTGACAACAAACTCTTATAGCAAGCTGGAATTCAAAGGCTATCCAAATTGTTATATCAACCGCAACCTGAAAAATCCTACTTCTCCAGAAGCAGGAACTTTAGAAGTAATGCACAACAAGGCTGTGGCTACTCCACCGCATATAGGCGTAGAAATCGAGGCAAACTTTACTGACGACACCAAGAAGAAAATCAATGCAAAGGCTCTCACCACATTCTTCGCTGACGAACAAAACGTAAACTATAAGGTTTCTTTCGTTCTGATAGAAAATGGCATCAAAGGCTACAAGCAATCCAACTACTATTCGGGTGGTGGCAATGGACAAATGGGTGGCTTCGAAAGTCTTCCTGGAGCAGCTTCTATTGATATGGACCACGTGGCACGCATGAACTACAGCTTCTACGGTGTAGACGGCAGTATCCCTACCAGTGTAAAGGCAGACGAAACTGTAGAATATGCAGCTCAGCTTACCGTCCCTGACAAGGTGCAGAATGCCGACAATCTGTATCTCGTAGCATTGTTGCTCAACAGCAAGGGTGAGATAGAGAATGCTGCAGAAACCAAGGTTATGCCAGACCCGTCTACATCTATTTCCGATAACAGAACGTTGCTTGTACCCGAGTTTACGTTTGCCAACGGCACACTCAACGTGAATGGTTTCGCTGGAAAGGTATATATCTACAACATTTATGGTGTAGAAGTTCCCAACCAAGCCATTCCAAGTGGAGTATATATTATTAAATGTGTAGATGGCAACAAGACTTTTGTCAAGAAGATGGTTCTGAAATAG
- the dnaK gene encoding molecular chaperone DnaK: MGKIIGIDLGTTNSCVSVFEGNEPVVIANSEGKRTTPSVVGFVEGGERKVGDPAKRQAITNPQKTVYSIKRFMGETYAQCAKEAERVPFKVVDEGGYPRVQIDDRKYTPQEISAMILQKMKKTAEDYLGQEVTDAVITVPAYFSDSQRQATKEAGQIAGLNVQRIVNEPTAAALAYGVDKANKDMKIAVFDLGGGTFDISILEFGGGVFEVLSTNGDTHLGGDDFDQVIIDWLSSEFKAAEGIDLTKDPMAMQRLKEAAEKAKIELSSTTSTEINLPYITAEGGVPKHLVKTLTRAQFEQLAHSLIQACLVPCQNAIRDAKLSTSDIDEVILVGGSSRIPAVQTLVKNYFGKEPSKGVNPDEVVAIGAAIQGAILNKESGVGDIVLLDVTPLTLGIETMGGVMTKLIDANSTIPCKKSEVFSTAADNQTEVTIHVLQGERPMAAQNKSIGQFNLTGIAPARRGVPQIEVTFDIDANGILNVSAKDKATGKEQKIRIEASSGLSQEEIDRMKAEAEQNAENDKKEREKVDKLNQADSTIFTTENFLKDNGDKIPADQKANVESALQQLRDAHKAADVAAIDTAINNLNTVMQAASQQMYQGAGAQPGADAGQQAQQEQPKQDDTIQDADFEEVK, from the coding sequence ATGGGAAAGATTATTGGAATTGACTTAGGAACAACAAACTCTTGTGTTTCAGTATTTGAAGGCAACGAGCCTGTTGTTATTGCAAACAGCGAAGGAAAGAGAACCACACCTTCTGTAGTAGGGTTCGTTGAAGGCGGAGAACGTAAGGTAGGAGACCCTGCAAAGCGTCAGGCAATCACAAACCCGCAGAAGACCGTTTACTCTATCAAGCGCTTTATGGGCGAGACCTACGCACAATGTGCCAAGGAAGCCGAGAGAGTTCCTTTTAAGGTTGTCGACGAGGGTGGTTATCCACGCGTGCAGATTGACGACCGCAAATACACTCCGCAGGAAATCTCTGCAATGATACTGCAGAAGATGAAGAAGACCGCTGAAGACTATCTTGGACAAGAGGTAACAGACGCAGTTATTACTGTTCCTGCTTACTTCTCTGACTCACAGCGTCAGGCTACAAAGGAAGCTGGTCAGATTGCAGGTCTGAACGTTCAGCGTATTGTGAACGAGCCGACAGCTGCCGCACTTGCTTACGGTGTAGACAAGGCAAACAAGGATATGAAGATTGCCGTATTCGACCTTGGTGGTGGTACGTTCGATATCTCTATCCTCGAGTTTGGAGGCGGCGTGTTCGAAGTGTTGTCTACAAACGGTGATACCCACTTGGGTGGCGACGACTTCGACCAAGTTATTATCGACTGGTTGTCAAGCGAGTTCAAGGCTGCCGAAGGTATCGACCTTACCAAAGACCCTATGGCTATGCAACGTTTGAAGGAAGCTGCCGAAAAGGCAAAGATAGAATTGTCAAGCACAACTTCTACCGAAATCAACTTGCCATACATCACTGCAGAAGGTGGCGTACCAAAGCACTTGGTTAAGACATTGACGCGTGCGCAGTTCGAGCAGTTGGCGCACAGCCTCATTCAGGCTTGTCTCGTACCTTGCCAGAACGCAATCCGCGATGCGAAGCTTTCTACGTCAGACATCGACGAAGTAATCCTCGTAGGTGGTTCAAGCCGTATTCCTGCCGTTCAGACATTGGTGAAGAACTACTTCGGCAAAGAGCCTTCAAAGGGTGTGAACCCCGACGAAGTGGTAGCCATCGGTGCTGCTATTCAGGGTGCAATCCTTAACAAGGAAAGCGGTGTGGGCGACATCGTATTGCTCGACGTTACTCCGCTGACACTCGGTATCGAGACAATGGGTGGCGTAATGACAAAGCTCATCGATGCCAACTCAACCATTCCTTGCAAGAAGAGCGAAGTATTCTCGACGGCTGCCGACAACCAAACCGAAGTTACTATCCACGTGCTGCAAGGCGAACGCCCAATGGCAGCGCAGAACAAGTCTATCGGTCAGTTCAACCTGACAGGTATTGCTCCCGCCCGTCGTGGTGTTCCACAGATTGAAGTAACATTCGACATCGATGCCAACGGTATTCTTAATGTATCTGCAAAAGATAAGGCTACCGGCAAAGAACAGAAGATTCGCATCGAGGCTTCAAGCGGATTGAGCCAGGAAGAAATCGACAGAATGAAGGCAGAGGCTGAACAGAACGCCGAGAACGACAAGAAGGAACGTGAGAAGGTAGACAAGCTGAACCAAGCTGACTCAACCATCTTCACCACCGAAAACTTCCTGAAGGACAATGGCGACAAGATACCAGCCGACCAAAAAGCAAACGTAGAGTCTGCTCTCCAACAGCTCCGCGACGCTCACAAGGCAGCCGACGTTGCAGCCATCGACACTGCCATCAACAACCTCAACACCGTAATGCAGGCAGCCAGCCAACAAATGTATCAAGGTGCAGGTGCACAGCCAGGTGCAGATGCAGGTCAGCAGGCACAGCAAGAGCAGCCTAAGCAGGACGACACAATTCAAGACGCAGATTTTGAGGAAGTGAAGTAG